The proteins below are encoded in one region of Pseudomonas entomophila L48:
- a CDS encoding MDR family MFS transporter, translating to MTAALPPTVLRSVLTALMLAIFLGALDQTIVAVSLPAISAQFNDVGLLAWVISGYMVAMTIAVPIYGKLGDLYGRRRMILTGTALFTLASVACGLAQDMPQLVMARVLQGIGAGGMVSVSQTIIGDFVPPRERGRYQGYFSSMYALASVAGPVLGGWLTEYLSWRWVFWINLPLGLVALWVIHRALDGLSVKRHKAQVDYLGAVLMIIGLGSLLLGITLVGQGHAWSSTQVLALLGCALLGLLVFVAHERRCGEPLLPMTLFGNRVAVLCWCVIFFASFQSISLTMLMPLRYQGITGAGADIAALHLLPLAMGLPIGAFTGGRMTSRTGRYKPQILTGALLMPVTITAMALTPPQSGLLSALFMLLTGIACGLQFPTSLVGTQSSVDMKDIGVATSTTNLFRSLGGAMGVACMSSLLLALLHQGGFEMVGNPLLGSLKAGEADPLTQARLLETFSHLLLASAGASLIGLLAALALPDRQLRGR from the coding sequence GTGACCGCCGCCCTGCCCCCCACCGTCCTGCGCAGTGTCCTGACCGCCCTGATGCTGGCGATCTTCCTCGGCGCCCTCGACCAGACCATCGTCGCCGTGTCCCTGCCGGCCATATCCGCGCAGTTCAACGATGTTGGCCTGCTGGCCTGGGTCATTTCCGGCTACATGGTGGCGATGACCATCGCCGTACCCATCTACGGCAAGCTCGGCGACCTGTACGGTCGGCGCCGGATGATCCTCACCGGCACCGCACTGTTCACCCTGGCCTCGGTGGCCTGCGGCCTGGCCCAGGACATGCCGCAGCTGGTCATGGCGCGGGTACTCCAGGGCATCGGGGCCGGCGGCATGGTGTCGGTGAGCCAGACAATCATCGGCGACTTCGTGCCGCCGCGCGAACGTGGCCGCTACCAGGGCTACTTCAGCAGCATGTACGCCCTGGCCAGCGTCGCCGGGCCGGTGCTGGGCGGCTGGCTGACCGAGTACCTGTCGTGGCGCTGGGTGTTCTGGATCAACTTGCCGCTGGGGCTGGTGGCCTTGTGGGTGATCCATCGCGCCCTGGACGGCCTGTCGGTGAAACGCCACAAGGCGCAAGTGGACTACCTGGGCGCGGTGCTGATGATCATCGGCCTGGGCAGCCTGCTGCTGGGCATCACCCTGGTTGGCCAGGGGCATGCCTGGTCGTCGACGCAGGTATTGGCGTTGCTGGGCTGTGCGCTGCTCGGGTTACTGGTGTTCGTGGCCCACGAGCGGCGCTGCGGCGAACCGCTGCTACCCATGACGCTGTTCGGCAACCGGGTCGCGGTGCTGTGCTGGTGCGTGATTTTCTTCGCCAGCTTCCAGTCGATCTCGCTGACCATGCTGATGCCGCTGCGCTATCAGGGCATCACCGGCGCCGGTGCCGACATCGCGGCGTTGCACCTGTTGCCACTGGCCATGGGCTTGCCAATTGGCGCCTTCACTGGCGGACGCATGACCAGCCGCACCGGGCGCTACAAGCCGCAGATCCTGACCGGCGCCCTGCTGATGCCAGTGACCATCACCGCCATGGCCCTGACACCACCGCAATCTGGCCTGTTGAGCGCGCTGTTCATGTTGCTGACCGGGATTGCCTGCGGGCTGCAGTTCCCCACCTCGCTGGTGGGCACGCAGAGCTCGGTGGACATGAAGGATATCGGCGTGGCCACCAGCACCACCAACCTGTTCCGCTCGCTGGGCGGGGCGATGGGCGTGGCGTGCATGTCCAGCCTGTTGTTGGCGCTGCTGCACCAGGGCGGGTTCGAGATGGTGGGCAACCCGCTGCTGGGAAGTCTCAAGGCCGGTGAAGCGGACCCTTTGACCCAGGCCCGACTACTGGAAACGTTCAGCCATCTGTTGCTGGCGAGCGCGGGAGCCTCGCTGATCGGCCTGCTCGCGGCGCTGGCATTGCCAGATCGGCAACTGCGCGGCCGTTGA
- the ttgR gene encoding efflux transport transcriptional regulator TtgR: MVRRTKEEAQETRAQIIEAAEKAFYKRGVARTTLADIAELAGVTRGAIYWHFSNKAELVQALLDSLHETHDHLARASESEDELDPFGCMRKLLLQVFNELVLDARTRRINEILHHKCEFTDDMCEIRQQRQGAVLDCHEGVALALANAVRREQLPTDLDIERAAVAIFAYVDGLIGRWLLLPDSFDLLRDVEKWVDTGLDMLRLSPALRK; encoded by the coding sequence ATGGTCCGTCGAACCAAAGAAGAAGCCCAGGAAACCCGCGCCCAGATCATCGAGGCGGCGGAAAAGGCCTTCTACAAGCGCGGGGTCGCGCGTACCACCCTGGCTGATATCGCCGAGTTGGCGGGGGTGACCCGTGGCGCGATCTACTGGCATTTCAGCAACAAGGCCGAACTGGTGCAGGCATTGCTCGACAGCCTGCACGAAACCCACGACCACCTGGCCCGGGCCAGTGAAAGCGAGGATGAGCTCGACCCGTTTGGCTGCATGCGCAAGCTGCTGCTGCAGGTGTTCAACGAGCTGGTGCTCGATGCGCGGACCCGGCGTATCAATGAAATTCTGCATCACAAGTGCGAGTTCACCGACGACATGTGTGAGATTCGTCAGCAGCGCCAGGGCGCGGTGCTGGACTGCCATGAGGGCGTGGCCCTGGCGCTGGCCAATGCCGTGCGCCGCGAACAGTTGCCCACCGACCTCGATATCGAGCGTGCCGCGGTGGCCATCTTTGCTTATGTCGATGGCCTGATCGGGCGCTGGTTGTTGCTGCCGGACAGCTTCGATCTGCTGCGCGATGTCGAAAAATGGGTCGACACTGGGCTGGATATGCTGCGCTTGAGCCCGGCCCTGCGCAAATGA
- the ttgA gene encoding toluene efflux RND transporter periplasmic adaptor subunit TtgA → MQFKPAVTALVSAVALATLLSGCKKEEAAPAPQAPQVGVVTVQPQAFTLTSELPGRTSAYRVAEVRPQVNGIILKRLFKEGTDVKEGQQLYQIDPAVYEATLANAQANLQATRSLAERYKQLIDEQAVSKQEYDDANAKRLQAEASLKSAQIDLRYTKVLAPISGRIGRSSVTEGALVNNGQTNAMATIQQLDPIYVDVTQSTAELLKLRRDLEGGQLQKAGDNAAQVQLVLEDGSLFKQQGRLEFSEVAVDETTGSVTLRAIFPNPDHTLLPGMFVHARLKAGVNANAILAPQQGVTRDLKGAPTALVVNQENKVELRQLKASRTLGSDWLIEEGLNPGDRLITEGLQFVRPGVEVKVSEATNVKKPAGPAQANTAKADAKAE, encoded by the coding sequence ATGCAATTCAAGCCAGCCGTAACCGCCCTGGTTTCCGCCGTGGCCCTGGCAACCCTGCTCAGTGGCTGTAAGAAAGAGGAAGCCGCGCCAGCGCCCCAGGCTCCTCAGGTCGGCGTCGTGACCGTACAACCGCAAGCCTTCACCCTGACCTCGGAACTGCCGGGGCGCACCAGCGCCTACCGGGTGGCCGAGGTTCGTCCGCAGGTGAACGGCATCATTCTCAAGCGCCTGTTCAAGGAAGGCACCGACGTGAAGGAAGGGCAGCAGCTCTACCAGATCGACCCAGCTGTCTACGAGGCCACCCTGGCCAACGCCCAGGCCAACCTCCAGGCTACCCGCTCGCTGGCCGAGCGCTACAAGCAACTGATCGACGAGCAGGCCGTCTCCAAGCAGGAGTACGACGACGCCAATGCCAAACGATTGCAGGCTGAAGCGTCGCTCAAGAGCGCCCAGATCGACCTGCGCTACACCAAAGTACTGGCCCCGATCAGCGGCCGCATCGGTCGCTCCTCGGTCACCGAAGGCGCCCTGGTGAACAATGGCCAGACCAACGCCATGGCCACCATCCAGCAGCTCGACCCGATCTACGTCGATGTCACCCAGTCCACCGCCGAGCTGCTCAAGCTGCGCCGTGACCTGGAAGGCGGCCAGTTGCAGAAGGCCGGCGACAACGCGGCTCAGGTTCAGCTGGTGCTGGAGGACGGCAGCCTGTTCAAGCAACAGGGCCGCCTGGAGTTCTCCGAAGTCGCGGTCGACGAGACCACCGGCTCCGTCACCCTGCGCGCCATCTTCCCCAACCCCGACCACACCCTGCTGCCTGGCATGTTCGTGCATGCGCGGCTCAAGGCCGGGGTCAACGCCAACGCCATCCTGGCCCCGCAACAGGGCGTGACGCGCGACCTCAAGGGCGCGCCGACCGCGCTGGTGGTCAACCAGGAGAACAAGGTCGAACTGCGCCAGCTCAAGGCCAGCCGTACCCTGGGCAGCGATTGGCTGATCGAGGAAGGCCTGAACCCAGGCGACCGCCTGATCACCGAAGGGCTGCAGTTCGTGCGCCCGGGCGTCGAGGTCAAGGTCAGCGAAGCCACCAACGTCAAGAAGCCGGCCGGCCCTGCTCAGGCCAACACGGCGAAAGCAGACGCCAAAGCGGAGTAA
- the ttgB gene encoding multidrug efflux RND transporter permease subunit TtgB, with protein sequence MSKFFIDRPIFAWVIALVIMLVGALSILKLPINQYPSIAPPAIAISVTYPGASAQTVQDTVVQVIEQQLNGIDNLRYVSSESNSDGSMTITATFEQGTNSDTAQVQVQNKLNLATPLLPQEVQQQGIRVTKAVKNFLLVIGLVSEDGSMSKDDLANYIVSNMQDPISRTAGVGDFQVFGAQYAMRIWLDPAKLNKFQLTPVDVRTAVAAQNVQVSSGQLGGLPALPGTQLNATIIGKTRLQTAEQFEKILLKVNNDGSQVRLGDVATVGLGGENYAISAQYNGMPASGLAVKLATGANALDTAKALRKTISDLEPFFPPGVKAVFPYDTTPVVTESISGVIHTLIEAVVLVFLVMYLFLQNFRATIITTMTVPVVLLGTFGILAAAGFSINTLTMFAMVLAIGLLVDDAIVVVENVERVMSEEGLPPKEATKRSMEQIQGALVGIALVLSAVLLPMAFFGGSTGVIYRQFSITIVSAMGLSVLVALIFTPALCATMLKPLKKGEHHVAKRGFFGWFNRNFDRSVVGYERSVGTILRNKIPFLLAYALIVVGMIWLFARIPTAFLPEEDQGVLFAQVQTPAGSSAERTQVVVDQMREYLLDKEADTVASVFTVNGFNFAGRGQSSGMAFIMLKPWDERSKENSVFALAQRAQMHFFSFRDAMVFAFAPPAVLELGNATGFDVFLQDRAGVGHAKLMEARNQFLAKAAQSKILSAVRPNGLNDEPQYQLTIDDERASALGVTIADINNTLSIALGGSYVNDFIDRGRVKKVYIQGEPNSRMSPEDLQKWYVRNGKGEMVPFSSFAKGEWSYGSPKLSRYNGVEAVEILGTPAPGYSTGEAMAEVERIAGELPTGIGYSWTGMSYEEKLSGSQMPALFALSVLFVFLCLAALYESWSIPIAVVLVVPLGIIGALLATSLRGLSNDVYFLVGLLTTIGLAAKNAILIVEFAKELHEQGRSLYDAAIEACRMRLRPIIMTSLAFILGVVPLTIASGAGAGSQHAIGTGVIGGMISATVLAIFWVPLFFVAVSSLFGSKEPKQDATPETPRYEAGQ encoded by the coding sequence ATGTCGAAGTTCTTTATCGATCGCCCGATCTTCGCCTGGGTGATCGCCCTGGTGATCATGCTGGTCGGCGCCTTGTCGATCCTGAAGCTGCCGATCAACCAGTACCCGAGCATCGCCCCACCGGCCATCGCCATCTCCGTCACTTACCCTGGCGCCTCGGCGCAGACGGTGCAGGACACCGTGGTGCAGGTGATCGAGCAGCAGCTCAACGGTATCGACAACCTGCGTTATGTGTCGTCGGAAAGTAACTCCGACGGCAGCATGACCATCACCGCCACCTTCGAGCAAGGCACCAACTCCGACACCGCGCAGGTCCAGGTCCAGAACAAGCTGAACCTGGCCACCCCGCTGCTGCCGCAGGAAGTGCAGCAGCAAGGTATCCGTGTCACCAAGGCCGTGAAGAACTTCCTGCTGGTGATCGGCCTGGTGTCCGAAGACGGCAGCATGAGCAAGGACGACCTGGCCAACTACATCGTCTCCAACATGCAGGACCCGATCTCGCGGACCGCAGGCGTCGGTGACTTCCAGGTGTTCGGTGCCCAGTACGCCATGCGTATCTGGCTGGATCCGGCCAAGCTGAACAAGTTCCAGCTGACCCCGGTCGATGTGCGCACCGCCGTGGCCGCGCAGAACGTCCAGGTCTCGTCCGGCCAACTCGGCGGCCTGCCGGCATTGCCGGGCACCCAGCTCAACGCCACCATCATCGGCAAGACCCGCCTGCAGACCGCCGAGCAGTTCGAGAAGATCCTGCTCAAGGTCAACAATGACGGCTCCCAGGTACGCCTGGGCGATGTCGCCACGGTTGGCCTGGGTGGCGAGAACTACGCCATCAGCGCCCAATACAACGGCATGCCGGCCTCGGGCCTGGCGGTCAAGCTGGCCACCGGCGCCAACGCCCTGGATACCGCCAAGGCGCTGCGCAAGACCATCAGCGACCTGGAACCGTTCTTCCCGCCGGGCGTGAAGGCCGTGTTCCCGTATGACACCACCCCAGTGGTCACCGAGTCGATCAGCGGGGTGATCCACACCCTGATCGAGGCCGTGGTCCTGGTGTTCCTGGTGATGTACCTGTTCCTGCAGAACTTCCGCGCCACCATCATCACCACCATGACCGTGCCGGTGGTGTTGCTGGGTACCTTCGGCATCCTTGCCGCCGCCGGCTTCAGCATCAACACCCTGACCATGTTCGCCATGGTCCTGGCCATCGGCTTGCTGGTGGACGACGCCATCGTCGTGGTGGAGAACGTCGAGCGGGTGATGTCCGAGGAAGGGTTGCCGCCCAAGGAAGCGACCAAGCGTTCCATGGAGCAGATCCAGGGCGCGCTGGTGGGTATTGCCCTGGTGCTGTCGGCGGTACTGCTGCCAATGGCCTTCTTCGGCGGTTCCACCGGTGTGATCTATCGCCAGTTCTCCATCACCATCGTCTCGGCCATGGGCCTGTCGGTGCTGGTGGCGCTGATCTTCACCCCGGCCTTGTGCGCCACCATGCTCAAGCCGCTGAAGAAGGGCGAGCACCATGTGGCCAAGCGCGGTTTCTTCGGCTGGTTCAACCGCAACTTCGACCGCAGTGTTGTCGGCTACGAGCGTAGCGTCGGCACCATCCTGCGCAACAAGATCCCGTTCCTGCTGGCCTACGCCCTGATCGTGGTCGGCATGATCTGGCTGTTCGCCCGTATCCCCACCGCGTTCCTGCCGGAAGAAGACCAGGGCGTACTGTTCGCCCAGGTGCAGACCCCAGCCGGTTCCAGTGCCGAGCGCACCCAGGTGGTGGTCGACCAGATGCGCGAGTACCTGCTCGACAAGGAAGCCGACACCGTGGCATCGGTGTTCACCGTCAACGGCTTCAACTTCGCCGGCCGTGGCCAGAGCTCGGGCATGGCGTTCATCATGCTCAAGCCATGGGACGAGCGCTCGAAGGAGAACAGTGTGTTCGCCCTCGCCCAGCGCGCACAGATGCACTTCTTCAGCTTCCGCGACGCGATGGTGTTCGCCTTCGCCCCGCCGGCGGTACTCGAACTGGGTAACGCCACCGGCTTCGACGTGTTCCTCCAGGACCGCGCCGGCGTCGGCCACGCGAAACTGATGGAAGCACGCAACCAGTTCCTGGCCAAGGCCGCGCAGAGCAAGATCCTCAGCGCGGTGCGCCCGAACGGCCTGAACGACGAGCCGCAGTACCAGCTGACCATCGACGACGAACGCGCCAGCGCCCTGGGCGTGACCATCGCCGACATCAACAACACCCTGTCGATCGCCCTGGGCGGTAGCTACGTCAACGACTTCATCGACCGCGGTCGGGTCAAGAAGGTCTACATCCAGGGCGAGCCGAACTCGCGGATGAGCCCGGAAGACCTGCAGAAGTGGTACGTGCGCAACGGCAAGGGCGAGATGGTGCCGTTCTCCTCCTTCGCCAAGGGCGAATGGAGCTACGGCTCGCCCAAGCTGTCGCGCTACAACGGTGTGGAAGCGGTGGAGATCCTCGGTACCCCGGCCCCGGGCTACAGTACCGGTGAAGCCATGGCCGAAGTCGAGCGTATCGCCGGCGAACTACCAACCGGCATCGGTTACTCCTGGACCGGCATGTCCTACGAGGAAAAACTCTCCGGCTCGCAGATGCCGGCGCTGTTCGCCCTCTCGGTGCTGTTCGTGTTCCTGTGCCTGGCGGCGCTGTATGAAAGCTGGTCGATCCCGATCGCGGTGGTGCTGGTAGTGCCATTGGGTATCATCGGTGCCCTGCTCGCCACCAGCCTGCGCGGTCTGTCCAACGACGTGTACTTCCTGGTCGGCCTGCTGACCACGATCGGCCTGGCGGCGAAGAACGCCATCCTGATCGTCGAGTTCGCCAAGGAGCTGCACGAGCAAGGCCGCAGCCTGTACGACGCGGCGATCGAGGCGTGCCGCATGCGTCTGCGCCCCATCATCATGACTTCGCTGGCGTTCATCCTCGGCGTGGTACCGTTGACCATCGCCAGCGGCGCCGGCGCGGGCAGCCAGCACGCCATCGGTACCGGCGTGATCGGCGGCATGATCAGTGCGACCGTGCTTGCAATCTTCTGGGTACCGCTATTCTTCGTCGCTGTGTCGTCGCTGTTCGGCAGCAAAGAACCGAAACAGGACGCCACCCCTGAAACTCCACGTTATGAGGCTGGGCAATGA
- a CDS encoding AdeC/AdeK/OprM family multidrug efflux complex outer membrane factor, giving the protein MTKSLLSLAVTAFILGGCSLIPDYQAPEAPVAAQWPQGPAYSPTESANVAAAEQGWRQFFHDPALQQLVQTSLENNRDLRVAALNIDAYRAQYRIQRADLFPAVSANGSGSRQRVPANMSQTGEANITSQYSATLGVSAYELDLFGRVRSLTEQALETYLSSEQARRSTQISLVASVANAYYTWQADQALLKLTEETLKTYEESYNLTRRSNEVGVASALDLSQARTAVEGARVKLSQYQRLVAQDLNSLTVLVGTGVPANLPKPLELNADQLAEVPAGLPSDILQRRPDIQEAEHLLKAANANIGAARAAFFPSISLTANAGTLSPDMGGLFKGGSGTWLFQPQINLPIFNAGSLKASLDYSKIQKDINVAKYEKTIQTAFQEVADGLAARKTFEEQLQAQRDLVAANQDYYRLAERRYRIGIDSNLTFLDAQRNLFSAQQALISDRLSQLVSEVNLYKALGGGWYEQTQQQASIQTPKG; this is encoded by the coding sequence ATGACCAAGTCTTTGTTGTCCCTGGCGGTCACCGCCTTCATTCTCGGCGGCTGCTCGCTGATCCCCGACTACCAGGCGCCTGAGGCGCCGGTGGCCGCGCAGTGGCCGCAAGGCCCTGCGTACTCGCCGACCGAGTCCGCCAACGTCGCCGCCGCCGAACAGGGCTGGCGCCAGTTCTTCCACGACCCGGCGCTGCAGCAGCTGGTGCAGACTTCGCTGGAAAACAACCGTGACCTGCGCGTGGCGGCGCTTAATATCGACGCCTACCGTGCGCAGTACCGCATCCAGCGTGCCGACCTGTTCCCGGCGGTATCGGCCAACGGCAGTGGCAGCCGCCAGCGGGTACCGGCGAACATGTCGCAGACCGGCGAAGCGAACATCACCAGCCAATACTCGGCGACCCTGGGTGTCAGCGCCTACGAGCTGGACCTGTTCGGCCGCGTGCGCAGCCTGACGGAGCAGGCCCTGGAGACCTACCTCTCCAGCGAGCAGGCACGTCGCTCCACGCAGATCAGCCTGGTGGCCAGCGTGGCCAACGCCTACTACACCTGGCAGGCCGACCAGGCGCTGCTCAAGCTGACCGAAGAAACGCTCAAGACGTACGAAGAGAGCTACAACCTGACCCGCCGCAGCAATGAGGTGGGCGTGGCTTCGGCCCTGGACCTGAGCCAGGCGCGTACCGCCGTCGAAGGCGCGCGGGTCAAGCTGTCGCAGTACCAGCGCCTGGTCGCCCAGGACCTGAACAGCCTGACCGTGCTGGTGGGTACCGGCGTGCCGGCCAACCTGCCCAAGCCGCTTGAGCTCAATGCCGACCAACTGGCCGAGGTGCCGGCCGGCCTGCCGTCCGACATCCTCCAGCGTCGCCCGGACATCCAGGAGGCCGAGCACCTGCTCAAGGCGGCCAACGCCAACATCGGCGCCGCCCGCGCAGCGTTCTTCCCGAGCATCAGCCTGACCGCCAATGCCGGTACCCTGAGCCCGGACATGGGCGGGCTGTTCAAGGGTGGCTCGGGCACCTGGCTGTTCCAGCCGCAGATCAACCTGCCGATCTTCAACGCCGGCAGCCTGAAAGCGAGCCTGGACTACTCGAAGATCCAGAAGGACATCAACGTCGCCAAGTACGAGAAGACCATCCAGACCGCCTTCCAGGAAGTCGCCGATGGCCTGGCCGCACGCAAGACGTTCGAAGAGCAGCTGCAGGCGCAACGCGACCTGGTGGCGGCGAACCAGGACTACTACCGCCTGGCCGAACGCCGCTACCGTATCGGCATCGACAGCAACCTGACCTTCCTCGACGCCCAGCGCAACCTGTTCAGTGCCCAGCAGGCGCTGATCAGCGACCGCCTGTCGCAACTGGTCAGCGAGGTCAACCTGTACAAGGCCCTCGGTGGCGGCTGGTACGAGCAGACCCAGCAACAGGCCTCGATCCAGACGCCGAAAGGCTGA
- a CDS encoding OprD family porin, with protein sequence MSTLHPARQLLPGLLALSCAVPTLAAEGGFVDDAKASFNLRNFYINRNFVDPANPQGKAEEWTQSFILDARSGFTQGTIGFGVDMLGLYSLKLDGGKGTAGTHLLPVHDDGRPADDFGRLGVALKARLSQTELKVGEWMPVLPILRSDDGRSLPQTFRGGQLTSRELDGLTLYAGQFRGNSPRNDASMEDMFMQGRTGITSDRFNFAGGEYTFNDKRTMLGLWNAQLKDIYRQQYVNLVHSQPLGEWTLGANLGYFLGKEDGSARAGDLDNRTASAMLSARYKGHTFYIGLQKVSGDDAWMRVNGTSGGTLANDSYNASFDNAKERSWQLRHDFNFVTVGLPGLTLMNRYIKGDNVHTSAVDDGKEWARETELAYVVQSGVFKDLSVKWRNSTMRRDFSSNAFDENRVIVSYPLNLL encoded by the coding sequence ATGAGCACTTTGCACCCCGCACGCCAGCTGCTGCCCGGCCTGTTGGCCCTGTCCTGCGCCGTCCCCACCCTGGCCGCCGAAGGCGGCTTCGTGGACGACGCCAAGGCCAGCTTCAACCTGCGCAATTTCTACATCAACCGCAACTTCGTCGACCCAGCCAACCCCCAGGGCAAGGCCGAGGAATGGACCCAAAGCTTCATCCTCGATGCCCGCTCCGGCTTCACCCAGGGCACCATCGGCTTCGGCGTGGACATGCTGGGGCTGTATTCGCTCAAGCTCGATGGCGGCAAGGGCACGGCCGGCACCCACTTATTACCCGTGCATGACGACGGCCGCCCGGCGGATGATTTCGGCCGGCTGGGCGTGGCGCTCAAGGCGCGCCTGTCGCAGACTGAACTGAAGGTCGGCGAATGGATGCCGGTGCTGCCGATCCTGCGCTCCGACGATGGGCGCTCGCTGCCGCAAACCTTCCGCGGCGGCCAGCTCACGTCACGGGAACTCGACGGCCTGACCCTCTACGCCGGCCAGTTCCGCGGCAATAGCCCGCGCAATGACGCCAGCATGGAAGACATGTTCATGCAGGGCCGCACCGGCATTACCTCCGACCGCTTCAACTTTGCCGGTGGCGAGTACACCTTCAACGACAAGCGCACGATGCTCGGCCTGTGGAACGCCCAGCTCAAGGATATCTACCGCCAGCAGTACGTGAACCTGGTGCACAGCCAGCCCCTGGGCGAATGGACCCTGGGCGCCAACCTCGGCTACTTCCTCGGCAAGGAAGACGGCAGCGCCCGCGCCGGCGACCTGGATAACCGCACCGCCTCGGCCATGCTCTCCGCGCGCTACAAGGGGCATACCTTCTATATCGGCCTGCAGAAGGTCAGCGGCGACGATGCCTGGATGCGGGTCAACGGCACCAGTGGCGGCACCCTGGCCAACGACAGCTACAACGCCAGTTTCGACAATGCCAAGGAGCGCTCCTGGCAGCTGCGCCATGATTTCAATTTCGTCACTGTCGGGCTTCCTGGGCTGACCTTGATGAACCGCTATATCAAAGGTGACAACGTGCATACCAGTGCAGTGGACGACGGCAAGGAGTGGGCGCGGGAAACGGAGCTGGCCTATGTGGTGCAGTCCGGGGTGTTCAAGGACCTGTCGGTGAAGTGGCGCAATTCGACCATGCGCCGGGATTTCAGCAGCAATGCGTTCGATGAGAACCGGGTGATCGTGAGTTATCCGTTGAATCTGTTGTGA